From one Streptomyces sp. CA-210063 genomic stretch:
- a CDS encoding PucR family transcriptional regulator encodes MPPTLASLVHHSALKLTVRAGEDRLDVPVRWAHASELADPVPYMEGGELLLITALKLDAEDPEAMRRYVRRLVGAGVVGLGFAVGVHYEDIPTALVDAARGEGLPLLEVPRRTPFLAISKAVSAAIAAEQYRAVTAGFAAQRELTKQALTDGPEGLLAVLASQVDGWAALYDASGAVVAVAPEWAERRAGRLTADVERLRDRPAPASAVVGGEDRVELHSLGTGRRARAALAVGTAGAPGTAERYAVHSAIALLTLTTERSRSLHAAEQRIGAAVLRMLLAGECDHARAVAGDLYGALLDAPFRLVLAEAASASAARARVDGAAAATGVAAATGVAAAGGAAAGGEVESAAGAAHPSGAATGIGAGARPRSGPGAGRGVGGAEGGGRVTAAAPATGDPDGDLLGQLVEVVEAAAARAGEAVLVVPDGERLVVLAVDGGAAVAACGEFAAALEASRAAGREPGAGGSVSAAVAASMAVEEEELVVGLSAPAGPIAAGAAYKQAEQALSVARRRGRCLVEHEELAAGSVLPLLADDAVRAFADSILRPLREHDATGRGDLVASLRAWLSRHGQWDAAAADLGVHRHTLRYRMRRVEEILGRSLDDPDVRMELWLALKATAAAGE; translated from the coding sequence ATGCCCCCCACGCTCGCCTCGCTCGTCCACCACTCCGCGCTCAAGCTGACCGTGCGGGCGGGCGAGGACCGCCTGGACGTGCCGGTGCGCTGGGCGCACGCCAGTGAGCTCGCCGACCCCGTGCCGTACATGGAGGGCGGGGAGCTGCTGCTGATCACCGCGTTGAAGCTGGACGCGGAGGATCCGGAGGCGATGCGGCGCTATGTACGGCGGCTGGTGGGGGCCGGGGTCGTCGGGCTCGGCTTCGCCGTCGGCGTGCACTACGAGGACATCCCCACGGCGCTCGTCGACGCGGCGCGGGGGGAGGGGCTGCCCCTCCTGGAAGTGCCCCGGCGCACGCCCTTCCTCGCCATCAGCAAGGCGGTGTCGGCCGCCATCGCCGCCGAGCAGTACCGGGCGGTGACGGCGGGGTTCGCCGCGCAACGGGAACTCACCAAGCAGGCGTTGACCGACGGCCCCGAGGGGCTGCTCGCCGTGCTCGCCTCGCAGGTCGACGGGTGGGCCGCCCTGTACGACGCCTCCGGTGCGGTCGTCGCGGTGGCGCCCGAGTGGGCGGAGCGGCGGGCCGGGCGGCTCACCGCCGACGTCGAACGGCTGCGGGACCGGCCCGCGCCGGCCAGCGCGGTCGTCGGCGGCGAGGACCGCGTCGAGCTGCACTCCCTCGGCACCGGGCGCCGGGCCCGCGCCGCCCTCGCCGTGGGCACGGCCGGGGCCCCGGGTACCGCCGAGCGGTACGCCGTCCACTCCGCGATCGCCCTCCTCACCCTCACGACGGAACGGTCGCGCTCGCTGCACGCCGCCGAGCAGCGGATCGGCGCGGCGGTGCTGCGCATGCTGCTGGCCGGGGAGTGCGACCACGCGCGAGCCGTCGCCGGCGATCTGTACGGAGCACTGCTGGACGCGCCGTTCCGGCTGGTCCTCGCGGAGGCGGCCTCGGCTTCGGCGGCGCGGGCGCGGGTGGACGGGGCGGCGGCTGCGACCGGGGTGGCCGCCGCGACCGGGGTGGCTGCTGCGGGTGGGGCGGCCGCTGGGGGCGAGGTCGAAAGTGCGGCTGGAGCCGCGCATCCCTCCGGGGCTGCGACTGGGATCGGGGCCGGCGCCCGCCCTCGGTCCGGGCCCGGGGCCGGGCGCGGCGTCGGCGGTGCGGAAGGCGGGGGGCGGGTGACGGCTGCCGCGCCGGCCACCGGCGACCCGGACGGTGACCTGCTCGGGCAGCTCGTCGAGGTCGTGGAGGCCGCCGCCGCGCGGGCCGGGGAGGCTGTGCTCGTCGTCCCGGACGGGGAGCGGCTCGTGGTGCTCGCCGTGGACGGGGGTGCGGCGGTCGCCGCGTGCGGGGAGTTCGCGGCGGCCTTGGAGGCGTCGAGGGCGGCCGGGCGGGAGCCGGGGGCGGGCGGTTCCGTGTCCGCCGCCGTCGCCGCCTCCATGGCCGTCGAGGAGGAGGAACTCGTCGTCGGGCTGTCCGCGCCCGCCGGGCCCATCGCGGCGGGTGCCGCGTACAAGCAGGCCGAGCAGGCGCTGTCCGTGGCGCGGCGGCGGGGGCGGTGCCTCGTCGAGCACGAGGAGCTGGCCGCCGGGTCCGTGCTGCCGCTCCTCGCCGATGACGCGGTGCGTGCCTTCGCCGACAGCATCCTCCGCCCCCTGCGCGAACACGACGCGACCGGGCGGGGGGATCTGGTCGCCTCGCTGCGGGCGTGGCTGTCGCGGCACGGCCAGTGGGACGCGGCCGCGGCGGACCTCGGCGTCCACCGGCACACGTTGCGGTACCGGATGCGGCGGGTGGAGGAGATCCTGGGGCGTTCACTGGACGATCCGGATGTACGGATGGAGCTGTGGCTGGCGCTGAAGGCGACGGCTGCGGCGGGGGAGTAG
- a CDS encoding extracellular solute-binding protein — MTPNSATSSGPSRRSFLASTAVAAAAVTGGVPLLSACGGSDSGSREGTTSGKDAKKILPAYVASNVVKPDIPSKNGSSMGFTAKLDGGALKTSVAKKLGKGGKVTIMSPFWGSPPKGDNPYYRSMNDLIGVDVQWRNQDGNTYDQKLGAVLASSDVPDVVVIPGWNMMGKIPSAIISKFADLGPYLSGDKVKEYPNLAAIPSDAWQRSIFGGKLMGLPQPAPSLQTIVPLYRQDIFDKEGYEVPRSAEEFMALCKEITNPRAKRWACGDMKWTAFNTFGVLGGGEKPLWWNLVDGKLINRIETPEYLEAIEWTRKLFAAGVVHPNFKLGKSQIADPAPKFAAGEFLIWDNNIVHWYGQQASQATQNPDFKVWGMDIWGHDGGDPTLYAANPAGIFAFVSKKASESVIRDVLAVANVTAAPYGTKEWMMTNYGVEGTHYTIKDGVPVKNDQGNNEVMNAYVMVASPAATTAHPDLPDYTKAMVEWEQRMGGFTKKSSFWGLQITEPSRYTNLSNDFEQLEDDIIRGHKKISDMQQAVADWKSKGGDKLRDWYKKLLDENGSAAS; from the coding sequence ATGACGCCGAACTCCGCCACCTCCTCCGGGCCCAGCCGGAGAAGCTTCCTCGCCTCCACGGCGGTCGCCGCCGCCGCGGTGACCGGGGGCGTGCCGCTGCTGTCCGCCTGTGGCGGCTCGGACAGCGGCTCGCGTGAGGGCACCACGTCGGGCAAGGACGCCAAGAAGATCCTTCCGGCGTACGTGGCCAGCAACGTGGTGAAGCCGGACATCCCGTCCAAGAACGGTTCGTCGATGGGCTTCACCGCCAAGCTCGACGGCGGCGCCCTCAAGACCTCGGTCGCGAAGAAGCTCGGCAAGGGCGGCAAGGTCACCATCATGTCGCCGTTCTGGGGCTCGCCGCCGAAGGGCGACAACCCCTACTACAGGTCCATGAACGACCTGATCGGCGTCGACGTCCAGTGGCGCAACCAGGACGGCAACACCTACGACCAGAAGCTCGGCGCGGTCCTCGCCTCCAGCGACGTCCCGGACGTGGTCGTCATCCCCGGCTGGAACATGATGGGCAAGATACCCAGCGCCATCATCAGCAAGTTCGCCGACCTCGGCCCGTACCTGTCCGGCGACAAGGTCAAGGAGTACCCGAACCTCGCGGCGATCCCCAGCGACGCCTGGCAGCGCTCCATCTTCGGCGGCAAGCTGATGGGCCTGCCCCAGCCCGCCCCCTCCCTCCAGACCATCGTGCCCCTGTACCGCCAGGACATCTTCGACAAGGAGGGCTACGAAGTCCCGCGGTCCGCCGAGGAGTTCATGGCCCTGTGCAAGGAGATCACCAACCCCAGGGCCAAGCGGTGGGCCTGCGGTGACATGAAGTGGACCGCGTTCAACACGTTCGGCGTGCTCGGCGGCGGGGAGAAGCCGCTCTGGTGGAACCTGGTCGACGGCAAGCTGATCAACCGCATCGAGACGCCGGAGTACCTGGAAGCCATCGAGTGGACGCGCAAGCTGTTCGCCGCCGGAGTCGTCCACCCCAATTTCAAGCTGGGCAAGAGCCAGATCGCCGACCCGGCACCCAAGTTCGCCGCCGGCGAGTTCCTGATCTGGGACAACAACATCGTCCATTGGTACGGCCAGCAGGCCTCCCAGGCCACCCAGAACCCCGACTTCAAGGTCTGGGGCATGGACATCTGGGGCCACGACGGCGGTGACCCGACGCTGTACGCCGCGAACCCGGCCGGCATCTTCGCCTTCGTCAGCAAGAAGGCCTCCGAGTCCGTCATCCGCGACGTCCTGGCGGTCGCCAACGTCACCGCGGCGCCGTACGGCACCAAGGAGTGGATGATGACCAACTACGGCGTCGAGGGCACGCACTACACCATCAAGGACGGCGTCCCCGTCAAGAACGACCAGGGCAACAACGAGGTCATGAACGCCTACGTCATGGTGGCGAGCCCCGCCGCGACCACCGCGCACCCCGACCTGCCGGACTACACCAAGGCCATGGTCGAGTGGGAGCAGCGGATGGGGGGCTTCACCAAGAAGTCGTCCTTCTGGGGCCTGCAGATCACCGAGCCCTCCCGTTACACCAACCTCTCCAACGACTTCGAGCAGCTCGAGGACGACATCATCCGCGGGCACAAGAAGATCAGCGACATGCAGCAGGCCGTCGCCGACTGGAAGAGCAAGGGCGGCGACAAGCTGCGCGACTGGTACAAGAAGCTTCTCGACGAGAACGGCTCGGCGGCGAGCTGA
- a CDS encoding glycoside hydrolase family 3 C-terminal domain-containing protein: protein MTAQTPPTPPFRDPQLPLAKRIDDLLQRLTLDERIAFLHQFAPAVDRLGVAAFRTGQEALHGVAWMGPATVFPQAIGLGATWNEDLVRRVGEAVSMETRAMRARDDRVGLNVWSPTVNLLRHPLWGRNEEGYSEDPRLTSAIATAYTRGLRGDHPTYWRTAPVLKHWLAHNNETDRSVTSSSVRPRVLHEYDLRAFRETVEAGAVAGVMPAYNLVNGRPNHVSPYLSEHLRAWTDEHLLVCSDAGAPSNLVDSEHYYDTHEEATAASLRAGVDSFTDHGTESSTMIGRIRGALDQGLLDSDDIDEAVRRQLSVRFRLGEFDPETDPYADVKDFDTPAHRALAQEAAEQAVVLLKNEGGLLPLAADARIAVVGLLADECKLDWYSGTLIHRSTPLEGLYDRFGAERVTFAEGVDRVRLKALSTGAYVSVPEAADATDEVRGAEGALDPALLAGRTDLPPLTTDADGTELALIDWGEGVLTFRAPDGRYLSVADDGRLRASADRPGGWVVQETFRLEPSESHGNGHLLKHTGTGRYVTVGADGVKVADENDAHPEIFELMVTESGEEAVTRAAAAADVVVVVAGNDPHINGRETEDRPTLALPAHQERLLRAARAANPNTALVLVSAYPYAVDPAELPAVVWTAHGGQAAGTALARVLAGDVSPAGRLPQTWYAADADLPDLLDYDVIGARQTYLYFEGTPLFPFGHGLSYAEFAYGNLRTHVGEGELTVAFTVTNTGAVTADEVAQLYVRAENPSVPRPRRELLGHRRVTLAPGASTELTFRLPLSVLQFWDVAHGTWHLEPGAYELLAGASSEDIRLRRTVAVEGEPVAPRPVVTHGLNAADFNEQRGTEIVDRTKVSGDAVTPVGGESGELLFHDCDFGAGVTEMTVEAAGGGSVEFSLIGGPVLATLTLDTPTTDPYTYTTLRAAVSAAGVHDVHLKLRGPLRLAHVGFSG, encoded by the coding sequence GTGACCGCACAGACGCCGCCCACGCCGCCTTTCCGCGATCCGCAGCTGCCGCTCGCGAAGCGCATCGACGATCTGCTCCAGCGGCTCACCCTGGACGAGAGGATCGCGTTCCTGCACCAGTTCGCACCCGCCGTCGACCGTCTCGGGGTGGCCGCCTTCCGCACCGGCCAGGAGGCCCTGCACGGGGTGGCCTGGATGGGCCCCGCGACAGTGTTCCCGCAGGCCATCGGCCTCGGCGCGACCTGGAACGAGGACCTCGTACGCCGCGTCGGCGAGGCCGTGTCCATGGAGACCCGCGCCATGCGCGCCCGCGACGACCGCGTCGGGCTCAACGTCTGGTCCCCCACGGTCAACCTGCTGCGCCACCCCCTGTGGGGCCGCAACGAGGAGGGCTACTCCGAGGACCCCAGGCTGACCTCGGCGATCGCGACCGCGTACACCCGCGGCCTGCGCGGCGATCACCCGACGTACTGGCGGACGGCCCCCGTGCTCAAGCACTGGCTGGCCCACAACAACGAGACCGACCGCTCCGTCACGTCCTCCTCGGTCCGCCCCCGCGTCCTGCACGAGTACGACCTGCGGGCCTTCCGCGAGACGGTCGAGGCGGGCGCGGTGGCCGGCGTGATGCCCGCGTACAACCTGGTCAACGGCCGCCCCAACCATGTCTCGCCCTATCTGAGCGAGCATCTGCGTGCCTGGACGGACGAGCATCTGCTCGTCTGCTCGGACGCGGGCGCGCCGTCGAACCTCGTCGACTCCGAGCACTACTACGACACCCACGAGGAGGCGACCGCCGCCTCGCTGCGGGCCGGCGTCGACAGCTTCACCGACCATGGCACGGAGAGTTCGACGATGATCGGACGCATCCGGGGCGCCCTGGACCAGGGTCTGCTGGACTCGGACGACATCGACGAGGCGGTCCGCCGGCAGCTCTCGGTCCGTTTCCGCCTCGGCGAGTTCGACCCCGAGACCGACCCGTACGCCGACGTCAAGGACTTCGACACCCCGGCCCACCGCGCCCTCGCCCAGGAGGCCGCCGAGCAGGCGGTCGTCCTGCTGAAGAACGAGGGCGGCCTGCTGCCGCTCGCAGCCGACGCCCGCATCGCCGTCGTCGGTCTGCTCGCCGACGAGTGCAAGCTCGACTGGTACAGCGGCACCCTCATCCACCGCTCGACCCCGCTCGAAGGCCTGTACGACCGCTTCGGCGCCGAGCGTGTGACGTTCGCGGAGGGCGTGGACCGCGTCCGCCTCAAGGCGCTGTCCACCGGCGCGTATGTGTCCGTGCCCGAGGCGGCCGACGCCACCGACGAGGTGCGCGGCGCGGAGGGCGCCCTCGACCCGGCGCTCCTCGCCGGCCGCACGGACCTGCCACCGCTCACCACGGACGCCGACGGCACCGAGCTGGCCCTCATCGACTGGGGCGAGGGCGTGCTCACCTTCCGCGCGCCGGACGGCCGTTACCTCTCGGTCGCCGACGACGGCCGTCTGCGCGCCTCGGCCGACCGGCCCGGCGGCTGGGTCGTCCAGGAGACCTTCCGCCTGGAGCCCTCCGAATCCCATGGGAACGGTCACCTCCTCAAGCACACAGGGACAGGCCGGTACGTCACTGTCGGCGCCGACGGCGTAAAGGTTGCCGACGAGAACGACGCGCATCCGGAGATCTTCGAGCTCATGGTGACCGAGTCCGGTGAGGAGGCCGTGACCAGGGCGGCCGCCGCGGCCGACGTGGTCGTCGTGGTGGCGGGCAACGACCCGCACATCAACGGCCGCGAGACCGAGGACCGCCCGACCCTCGCCCTCCCCGCCCACCAGGAGCGCCTGCTGCGCGCGGCCCGCGCCGCCAACCCGAACACCGCGCTGGTCCTGGTCTCGGCCTACCCGTACGCGGTCGACCCCGCCGAGCTGCCCGCCGTCGTGTGGACCGCGCACGGCGGCCAGGCCGCGGGCACCGCCCTCGCCCGGGTCCTCGCCGGTGACGTCTCCCCCGCGGGCCGCCTCCCGCAGACCTGGTACGCCGCCGACGCGGACCTCCCCGACCTCCTCGACTACGACGTGATCGGCGCCCGCCAGACGTACCTCTACTTCGAGGGCACCCCGCTGTTCCCGTTCGGCCACGGCCTGTCGTACGCGGAGTTCGCGTACGGAAACCTCCGCACCCATGTGGGTGAGGGCGAGCTGACGGTCGCCTTCACCGTCACCAACACGGGCGCGGTGACCGCCGACGAGGTCGCCCAGCTCTACGTCCGCGCCGAGAACCCCTCGGTCCCCCGCCCGCGCCGCGAGCTGCTCGGCCACCGCCGCGTCACCCTCGCCCCCGGCGCCTCGACGGAGCTGACCTTCCGACTCCCACTCTCCGTCCTTCAGTTCTGGGACGTGGCGCACGGCACCTGGCATCTGGAGCCGGGCGCGTACGAACTGCTGGCCGGCGCGTCGAGCGAGGACATCCGCCTCCGCAGGACCGTCGCCGTCGAGGGCGAGCCGGTCGCCCCGCGCCCGGTCGTCACCCACGGCCTGAACGCGGCGGACTTCAACGAGCAGCGCGGCACGGAGATCGTCGACCGTACGAAGGTGTCGGGCGACGCGGTGACGCCCGTGGGCGGTGAATCGGGTGAACTCCTCTTCCACGACTGCGACTTCGGCGCGGGTGTCACCGAGATGACGGTGGAGGCGGCGGGCGGGGGGAGCGTCGAGTTCTCCCTCATCGGGGGTCCGGTGCTGGCGACGCTGACGCTCGACACCCCCACCACGGACCCGTACACGTACACGACCCTGCGCGCCGCCGTCTCGGCCGCCGGCGTGCACGACGTCCACCTCAAGCTGCGCGGCCCGCTGCGGCTGGCGCACGTCGGCTTCTCCGGCTGA
- a CDS encoding aldehyde dehydrogenase family protein, protein MTATHAFWLAGRQATGETTFDVTSPWDGRLVGRVSVPTDEQVEEAVAAAYAVRDEFAATPAHVRAAALDHVSRRLVERTEEIAQLISAENGKPIKWARGEVGRAVSVFRFAAEEARRFNGGEAQRLDTDLGGQGRLAFTRRFPKGVVLGIAPFNFPLNLCAHKIAPAIAAGVPIILKPAPATPLSGLIIGDLLSEAATELPTGAWSILPVANDRMPALVQDERLPVISFTGSEKVGYAIMDSAPRKHCTLELGGNGAAVVLADWASDEDLDWAATRIATFSNYQGGQSCISVQRVIADASVYERLLPRIVAAVEAQVTGDPSDGATDVGPLVSEDAAKRVEAWVREAVDAGAALLTGGKRDGATYAPTVLADVPADVTLSCEEVFGPVLTVTKVAGEAEAFAAVNDSKYGLQAGVFTHDLQTAFRAHRALEVGGVVVGDVPSYRADQMPYGGVKQSGVGREGVRFAMDDYTYERVMVLTGLQL, encoded by the coding sequence ATGACCGCCACGCACGCCTTCTGGCTCGCCGGCCGCCAGGCCACCGGTGAGACCACGTTCGATGTCACGTCGCCCTGGGACGGCCGCCTGGTCGGCAGGGTGAGCGTGCCGACGGACGAGCAGGTCGAAGAGGCCGTGGCCGCCGCCTACGCCGTACGGGACGAGTTCGCGGCGACGCCGGCGCATGTGCGGGCCGCCGCCCTGGACCACGTCAGCCGGCGTCTCGTCGAGCGGACCGAGGAGATCGCGCAGCTGATCTCCGCCGAGAACGGCAAGCCGATCAAATGGGCGCGGGGCGAGGTCGGCCGGGCCGTCTCCGTGTTCCGGTTCGCGGCGGAAGAGGCCCGCCGGTTCAACGGCGGCGAGGCGCAGCGACTCGACACCGACCTCGGCGGACAGGGACGGCTCGCCTTCACTCGCCGCTTCCCCAAGGGCGTCGTCCTCGGAATCGCGCCCTTCAACTTCCCGCTCAACCTCTGCGCCCACAAGATCGCCCCGGCGATCGCGGCCGGTGTGCCGATCATCCTGAAGCCCGCCCCGGCCACCCCGCTCTCCGGTCTGATCATCGGCGACCTGCTCTCGGAGGCGGCGACCGAACTCCCCACCGGCGCCTGGAGCATCCTCCCCGTCGCCAACGACCGCATGCCCGCCCTCGTCCAGGACGAGCGGCTGCCCGTGATCTCCTTCACCGGGTCCGAGAAGGTCGGCTACGCGATCATGGACTCGGCGCCGCGCAAGCACTGCACGCTGGAGCTGGGCGGCAACGGCGCGGCGGTCGTGCTGGCCGACTGGGCGAGCGACGAGGACCTCGACTGGGCCGCGACCCGGATCGCGACCTTCTCGAACTACCAGGGCGGCCAGTCCTGCATCTCCGTACAGCGGGTGATCGCGGACGCCTCCGTGTACGAGCGGCTGCTGCCGCGCATCGTCGCCGCGGTCGAGGCACAGGTCACCGGTGACCCCTCCGACGGCGCCACCGACGTGGGGCCGCTGGTGAGCGAGGACGCCGCCAAGCGCGTCGAGGCGTGGGTCCGGGAAGCGGTCGACGCCGGGGCCGCTCTCCTCACCGGCGGCAAGCGGGACGGCGCCACATACGCGCCGACCGTCCTCGCCGACGTACCCGCCGACGTGACGCTCTCCTGCGAGGAGGTCTTCGGGCCCGTCCTCACCGTGACGAAGGTGGCGGGGGAGGCCGAGGCCTTCGCCGCCGTCAACGACTCCAAGTACGGCCTCCAGGCGGGCGTCTTCACGCACGATCTGCAGACCGCCTTCCGCGCCCACCGCGCGCTGGAGGTCGGCGGCGTGGTCGTCGGCGACGTGCCGTCCTACCGCGCCGACCAGATGCCGTACGGCGGAGTGAAGCAGTCCGGCGTCGGTCGGGAGGGCGTGCGCTTCGCCATGGACGACTACACGTACGAGCGGGTGATGGTCCTGACGGGGCTCCAGCTCTGA
- a CDS encoding ATP-binding protein codes for MNSDGTRDARGTHANPVPRPAGSPEMPAAPPVPPMPSGVPGAPPRPDGNAFLSWLRTPRPDAAPGVWRFGHRPRPEEEPETVPGRQLLGGAVIAFLVGWLIWSLLWNGYLGGWWLVPLYAMIPDSWAPAHSYSAVVLSYVWYTVVALAIMIGVGRLGRWGEVWRRYGAPRFRRQEERQVVPPPQEDPAAWPQLREAGAVEAADRLVAEARAGLMRDVDHARIMRAWQGVRSGRHSLATFTGAVMKDGAAACLHPSGDRDLPGRLARHDMVTGQVRLGGTVDDPRNPYAYRGTGLAVGPELLGTSLLAVGPAGSGKTGGVVWPVAESLCLHALAGRAAVVVVGAAGAGLGPADAYDVVVRIGNPESVYDLDLYGGTTDPDEAAAVLAEALVGDLTDPHPGGDSRRSTTVLAQLLGPFRAVHGRFPSVPQLRQLLDGAPGPLGELRKALQDAGQESLLRELDARERQLGHPGDVGSVLADRVALLDRPAFAQFFDTSGQSRPFSLRALDHPVRVRIDLPERGHADASRILARLVLAQFTASVAVREDRSLFACLVLDDATGVVTPEAVRGIQRLRSANAGTVLTLRTLDDVPRPLRSPLLGSIGCRMALSGLTPWDGQDFAEVWGKEWTEARDVTDRQIIADSPAGKAWHALRRMITGHAPTARAVTVRQVERERWSASELAHGVPPGHAVLSLTNVRGEHAPPLLVDLRG; via the coding sequence ATGAACAGCGACGGAACGCGGGACGCGCGAGGCACGCATGCGAATCCCGTGCCGCGTCCGGCGGGGTCGCCGGAGATGCCGGCGGCACCTCCCGTGCCCCCCATGCCCTCGGGAGTCCCGGGAGCGCCGCCCAGGCCGGACGGGAACGCCTTCCTGTCCTGGCTGCGGACGCCACGGCCCGACGCGGCGCCCGGTGTGTGGCGGTTCGGGCATCGGCCGCGGCCGGAGGAGGAGCCCGAGACCGTCCCCGGCCGGCAGCTGCTGGGTGGCGCCGTGATCGCCTTCCTCGTCGGCTGGCTGATCTGGTCCCTGCTCTGGAACGGCTACCTCGGCGGCTGGTGGCTGGTGCCGCTCTACGCGATGATCCCGGACTCCTGGGCGCCGGCCCACTCGTACTCCGCGGTGGTCCTCAGTTATGTCTGGTACACGGTCGTCGCCCTGGCGATCATGATCGGTGTCGGACGGCTCGGCCGCTGGGGCGAGGTCTGGCGCCGGTACGGGGCCCCGCGTTTCCGCCGGCAGGAGGAGCGGCAGGTCGTACCGCCGCCCCAGGAGGACCCGGCCGCCTGGCCGCAGCTGCGAGAGGCCGGTGCCGTAGAAGCCGCCGATCGGCTGGTCGCCGAGGCGCGGGCCGGGCTCATGCGGGATGTGGATCATGCGCGGATCATGCGGGCGTGGCAGGGGGTGCGGAGCGGGCGGCACAGTCTGGCGACGTTCACCGGTGCGGTGATGAAGGACGGGGCCGCCGCCTGTCTGCATCCTTCCGGGGACCGGGACCTGCCGGGCCGGCTCGCCAGGCACGACATGGTCACCGGGCAGGTGCGGCTGGGCGGCACCGTCGACGACCCGCGCAACCCGTACGCCTACCGGGGCACGGGCCTCGCCGTGGGCCCCGAACTGCTCGGCACGTCCCTGCTGGCCGTCGGGCCCGCCGGATCCGGGAAGACCGGGGGCGTGGTGTGGCCCGTCGCCGAGTCGCTGTGCCTGCACGCGCTGGCCGGGCGGGCCGCGGTGGTGGTCGTGGGAGCGGCGGGGGCCGGGCTGGGTCCGGCCGACGCCTACGACGTCGTCGTACGGATCGGGAACCCGGAGTCCGTGTACGACCTCGACCTGTACGGGGGGACCACCGACCCCGACGAGGCCGCGGCCGTCCTCGCGGAGGCGCTCGTCGGCGACCTCACCGACCCGCACCCGGGCGGCGACAGCCGGCGCTCCACGACCGTGCTCGCCCAGCTGCTCGGGCCGTTCCGGGCGGTGCACGGGCGGTTCCCGTCGGTGCCGCAGCTGCGCCAGCTGCTGGACGGCGCGCCCGGCCCCCTGGGCGAGCTGCGCAAGGCCCTCCAGGACGCCGGGCAGGAGTCGCTGCTGCGGGAGCTGGACGCGCGGGAGCGCCAGCTCGGACACCCCGGGGACGTCGGGAGCGTGCTGGCCGACCGGGTCGCCCTGCTCGACCGGCCCGCCTTCGCCCAGTTCTTCGACACCTCCGGCCAGTCCCGGCCCTTCTCCCTCCGAGCCCTCGACCACCCCGTACGGGTCCGCATCGACCTCCCCGAACGCGGCCACGCCGACGCCTCACGCATCCTGGCGCGGCTGGTGCTCGCCCAGTTCACCGCGAGCGTGGCGGTACGGGAGGACCGGTCGCTGTTCGCCTGCCTGGTGCTGGACGACGCCACGGGGGTCGTCACGCCCGAGGCCGTACGCGGCATCCAGCGGCTGCGGTCCGCCAACGCCGGTACGGTCCTCACCCTGCGGACCCTCGACGACGTGCCCCGGCCCTTGCGCAGCCCTCTGCTCGGTTCGATCGGCTGCCGGATGGCGCTGTCCGGGCTCACCCCGTGGGACGGGCAGGACTTCGCCGAGGTCTGGGGCAAGGAGTGGACCGAGGCGCGGGACGTCACCGACCGGCAGATCATCGCCGACTCCCCGGCGGGCAAGGCCTGGCACGCCCTGCGCCGGATGATCACCGGCCATGCGCCCACCGCCCGGGCCGTGACCGTGCGCCAGGTCGAACGCGAACGCTGGTCGGCGTCCGAACTGGCCCACGGCGTGCCGCCCGGCCACGCCGTGCTGTCGCTGACGAACGTGCGGGGCGAGCACGCGCCGCCGTTGCTGGTGGACCTGCGGGGCTGA
- a CDS encoding ABC transporter permease — protein sequence MSHSTVPRSSAEASTPEETPVTSGGTTGSPEKRPPEKLSLRLRFRRDRVLLLMTLPAVVLVMVFNYLPILGNVVAFQDYDPYISDNGIVSMLNSPFVGLENFQRIFEDSAFWNAVENTLVLFFIQLVLFFPIPILLALLINSVVRPRVRAVAQAVLYLPHFFSWVLVIAVFQQMFGGAGMLSQLLRENGYDGLDIMTNPDTFAFLITAQSVWKDAGWGIIVFLAALASVPTDHYEAAAMDGAGRWRRMWHVTLPALRPVIALLLVLRVGDALTVGFEQILLQRDGVGPGAGEVLDTFVWWNGVRNQDFGYAAAAGLVKGVVSIGLVLAANKVAHLMGEQGVYKK from the coding sequence GTGTCCCACAGCACGGTGCCTCGGAGCAGCGCCGAGGCCAGCACGCCGGAGGAGACCCCGGTGACATCCGGCGGCACCACCGGCTCCCCGGAGAAACGCCCCCCGGAGAAGCTGAGCCTGCGGCTCAGGTTCCGACGCGACCGCGTCCTGCTCCTGATGACGCTGCCGGCCGTCGTCCTGGTCATGGTCTTCAACTACCTGCCGATCCTCGGCAACGTCGTCGCCTTCCAGGACTACGACCCGTACATCAGCGACAACGGCATCGTGTCCATGCTGAACAGCCCCTTCGTGGGCCTGGAGAACTTCCAGCGGATCTTCGAGGACTCGGCCTTCTGGAACGCCGTCGAGAACACGCTGGTGCTGTTCTTCATCCAGCTCGTGCTGTTCTTCCCGATCCCGATCCTGCTCGCGCTGCTCATCAACAGCGTGGTCCGGCCCCGGGTGCGGGCCGTCGCGCAGGCCGTGCTCTACCTGCCGCACTTCTTCTCCTGGGTGCTGGTCATCGCCGTCTTCCAGCAGATGTTCGGCGGCGCGGGGATGCTCTCCCAGCTGCTCAGGGAGAACGGGTACGACGGCCTCGACATCATGACCAACCCGGACACCTTCGCCTTCCTGATCACCGCGCAGAGCGTGTGGAAGGACGCCGGGTGGGGGATCATCGTCTTCCTCGCCGCGCTGGCCTCGGTGCCCACGGACCATTACGAGGCCGCCGCGATGGACGGCGCCGGACGCTGGCGCCGCATGTGGCACGTCACGCTTCCCGCCCTGCGTCCGGTGATCGCCCTTCTCCTCGTGCTGCGCGTCGGTGACGCCCTGACCGTCGGGTTCGAACAGATCCTGCTGCAACGCGACGGCGTCGGACCGGGCGCGGGCGAGGTCCTCGACACCTTCGTGTGGTGGAACGGCGTGCGCAACCAGGACTTCGGCTATGCGGCCGCCGCCGGTCTGGTCAAGGGCGTGGTCAGCATCGGCCTGGTTCTCGCCGCGAACAAGGTGGCCCATCTCATGGGCGAGCAGGGGGTGTACAAGAAGTGA